A single genomic interval of uncultured Fusobacterium sp. harbors:
- a CDS encoding acyl-CoA dehydrogenase, producing MEFNIPKTHELFRQMIREFAENEVKPLAAEVDEEERFPVETVKKMAEIGLMGIPIPKEYGGAGGDNVMYAMAVEELSRVCATTGVIVSAHTSLGTWPILKFGTEAQKQKYIPKLASGEWIGAFGLTEPNAGTDAAGQQTTAVLDEATNEWIINGSKIFITNAGYADVYVIFAMTDKSKGLKGISSFIIEAGTPGFTIGKKEKKLGIKGSSTCELIFENVRLPKENLLGELGKGFKIAMMTLDGGRIGIASQALGIAQGALDETVNYVKERKQFGRAIAKFQNTQFQLADLEVKVEAARLLVYKAAWRESNNLPYTVDAARAKLFAAETAMEVTTKAVQLHGGYGYTREYPVERMMRDAKITEIYEGTSEVQRMVIAGNLLK from the coding sequence ATGGAATTTAATATACCTAAGACACATGAACTTTTCAGACAAATGATAAGAGAATTTGCTGAAAATGAGGTAAAACCTTTAGCTGCTGAAGTAGACGAAGAAGAAAGATTCCCAGTAGAAACTGTTAAAAAAATGGCTGAAATTGGGTTAATGGGAATTCCTATTCCAAAAGAATATGGAGGAGCAGGTGGAGACAACGTAATGTATGCTATGGCTGTAGAAGAACTTTCTAGAGTTTGTGCAACTACAGGAGTTATTGTTTCTGCACACACTTCACTAGGAACTTGGCCAATACTTAAATTTGGTACTGAAGCTCAAAAACAAAAATATATTCCAAAATTAGCAAGTGGAGAATGGATTGGAGCATTTGGATTAACTGAACCAAACGCAGGTACAGATGCTGCTGGACAACAAACTACTGCTGTTTTAGATGAAGCAACTAACGAATGGATAATTAATGGATCAAAAATATTCATAACAAATGCTGGATATGCAGATGTATATGTAATATTTGCAATGACTGATAAATCAAAAGGATTAAAAGGAATTTCATCTTTCATAATTGAAGCTGGAACTCCAGGATTTACTATTGGTAAAAAAGAAAAGAAACTTGGAATTAAAGGTTCTTCAACTTGTGAATTAATATTTGAAAATGTAAGACTTCCAAAAGAAAACCTATTAGGAGAATTAGGAAAAGGATTTAAAATTGCTATGATGACTCTTGACGGAGGAAGAATAGGAATCGCTTCTCAAGCATTAGGAATTGCCCAAGGTGCTTTAGATGAAACTGTAAACTACGTAAAAGAAAGAAAACAATTTGGAAGAGCTATTGCTAAATTCCAAAACACTCAATTCCAATTAGCTGACTTAGAAGTAAAAGTAGAAGCAGCTAGACTTCTAGTTTACAAAGCAGCATGGAGAGAAAGCAACAACCTTCCTTATACTGTAGATGCAGCTAGAGCAAAACTATTTGCAGCTGAAACAGCTATGGAAGTAACAACTAAAGCTGTTCAACTACACGGAGGATATGGATACACTAGAGAATATCCAGTAGAAAGAATGATGAGAGATGCTAAGATCACTGAAATCTATGAAGGAACTTCAGAAGTTCAAAGAATGGTAATAGCAGGAAATCTTTTAAAATAA
- a CDS encoding electron transfer flavoprotein subunit alpha/FixB family protein, translated as MNLNDYKGILVFAEQRDGVVQNVGLELIGKAKELAAKLDVPVTAALIGYNVEGLAKTLVEYGADKVIVVDQARLENYDTEAYAQVFKAIIDAKKPEIVLFGATTLGRDLAPRVSSRMKTGLTADCTKLEISEETKGLEMTRPAFGGNLMATIVCPDHRPQMSTVRPGVMQKAPREEGRVGEIEKFPVTLDTSKMKVKIVKVVKETANKVDISEAKILVSGGRGIGSAENFAALESVAKEIGATVSASRAAVDAGYIDHDRQVGQTGKTVRPDIYFACGISGAIQHVAGMEESEYIVAINKDKDAAIFDVADLGIVGDANKIAPLLAEELKKAKAGK; from the coding sequence ATGAATTTAAATGATTATAAAGGAATATTAGTATTTGCAGAACAAAGAGATGGGGTAGTTCAAAACGTAGGTTTAGAACTAATCGGAAAAGCTAAAGAATTAGCAGCTAAATTAGATGTACCAGTAACAGCAGCTTTAATAGGATATAATGTTGAAGGATTAGCTAAAACTCTTGTTGAATATGGAGCTGACAAAGTAATAGTTGTAGATCAAGCTAGATTAGAAAACTATGATACTGAAGCTTATGCACAAGTATTTAAAGCTATAATAGATGCTAAAAAACCTGAAATAGTTCTTTTCGGAGCAACTACTTTAGGAAGAGACCTAGCACCAAGAGTATCTTCAAGAATGAAAACTGGACTTACAGCTGACTGTACAAAACTTGAAATTTCTGAAGAAACTAAAGGACTAGAAATGACAAGACCTGCATTTGGAGGAAACTTAATGGCAACAATCGTTTGTCCAGATCACAGACCTCAAATGTCAACAGTAAGACCTGGAGTTATGCAAAAAGCTCCTAGAGAAGAAGGAAGAGTAGGAGAAATCGAAAAATTCCCTGTAACTCTAGATACTTCTAAAATGAAAGTAAAAATCGTTAAAGTAGTTAAAGAAACTGCTAATAAAGTAGATATTTCTGAAGCTAAAATACTAGTTTCTGGAGGAAGAGGAATCGGTTCTGCTGAAAACTTCGCAGCTCTAGAATCAGTAGCAAAAGAAATTGGAGCAACAGTTTCTGCTTCAAGAGCAGCTGTAGATGCTGGATACATTGATCACGATAGACAAGTTGGACAAACTGGTAAAACAGTTAGACCTGATATCTATTTCGCATGTGGAATTTCAGGAGCTATCCAACACGTTGCAGGTATGGAAGAATCTGAATATATCGTAGCTATCAATAAAGATAAAGATGCAGCTATATTTGATGTTGCAGACCTAGGAATCGTAGGAGACGCTAACAAAATAGCTCCATTACTAGCTGAAGAATTAAAAAAAGCAAAAGCTGGAAAATAA
- a CDS encoding electron transfer flavoprotein subunit beta/FixA family protein, which yields MKIVVCIKQVPDTTEIKLDPVKGTLIRDGVPSIMNPDDKAGLEEALRLKDQYGAHVTVITMGPPQAEAILREAYAMGVDRAILLTDRKFGGADTLATSNTIAAALRNIEADLIIAGRQAIDGDTAQVGPQIAEHLGLPQVSYVKNMQYNKEDNSLTIERAVEDGYYLVNVQLPALITVLSEANQPRYMRVKGIVEAFDKPVETWNFDSITVDPAVIGLAGSPTKVKKSFTKGAKQAGKVFDDLDTKAAVNLIIEKLKEKFVI from the coding sequence ATGAAAATAGTAGTTTGTATAAAACAAGTTCCAGATACAACTGAGATAAAATTAGATCCAGTAAAAGGAACACTAATCAGAGATGGAGTTCCTAGTATCATGAACCCAGATGATAAAGCTGGATTAGAAGAAGCTTTAAGATTAAAAGATCAATATGGAGCTCACGTAACAGTTATCACAATGGGACCACCTCAAGCAGAAGCAATCTTAAGAGAAGCTTACGCAATGGGTGTAGACAGAGCTATTCTTTTAACAGATAGAAAATTTGGAGGAGCAGATACTCTAGCTACTTCTAATACAATCGCAGCAGCTTTAAGAAATATAGAAGCTGACTTAATCATCGCTGGAAGACAAGCAATTGACGGAGATACTGCACAAGTAGGTCCACAAATAGCTGAACACTTAGGATTACCTCAAGTATCTTATGTAAAAAATATGCAATATAATAAAGAAGATAATTCATTAACAATTGAAAGAGCTGTAGAAGATGGATATTATCTAGTAAATGTTCAACTTCCTGCTTTAATCACTGTACTTTCAGAAGCTAACCAACCTAGATACATGAGAGTTAAAGGAATTGTAGAAGCTTTTGATAAACCAGTTGAAACTTGGAACTTTGACAGTATCACAGTTGATCCAGCAGTTATTGGACTTGCAGGATCACCTACAAAAGTTAAAAAATCATTTACTAAAGGAGCTAAACAAGCTGGTAAAGTATTTGATGATCTTGATACAAAAGCAGCAGTTAATTTAATTATAGAAAAATTAAAAGAAAAATTTGTTATTTAA